Proteins encoded by one window of Puntigrus tetrazona isolate hp1 chromosome 17, ASM1883169v1, whole genome shotgun sequence:
- the LOC122361484 gene encoding cyclin-dependent kinase 2-interacting protein-like isoform X2 has product MSEPTTPGKKGNLTGSARKLKDNAADWHNLILKWERLNEEGSTTATKIVNLGLSKKSDTEPDVVMEGSSLAAGDFSDNLKRSNQELEEECVKLREVVDKMMEKMVHAESGICELEAFQYGEKGRAAPLFHTWSTQQFDSIYQISHIAHDCTE; this is encoded by the exons atgtccGAGCCCACGACCCCAGGAAAGAAGGGCAACTTGACCGGAAGTGCCAGAAAATTAAAGGACAACGCCGCAGATTGGCATAATCTCATCCTGAAATGGGAGCGATTAAATGAAGAGGGATCCACGACCGCGACTAAAATCGTTAATCTGGGATTAAGCAAAAA ATCAGATACTGAGCCTGATGTTGTGATGGAAGGAAGCAGTTTGGCAGCTGGAGACTTTTCAGACAATCTGAAACGGAGCAACcaagagctggaggaagaaTGTGTGAAGTTACGGGAGGTTGTGGATAAAATG atggagaagatggtCCATGCCGAGAGTGGAATCTGTGAACTGGAAGCGTTTCAGTACGGAGAGAAAGGAAGAGCAGCACCACTCTTTCACACATGGTCCACTCAACAGTTTG ACTCAATTTATCAGATTTCCCATATTGCTCACGATTGCACAGAGTGA
- the LOC122361484 gene encoding cyclin-dependent kinase 2-interacting protein-like isoform X1, whose protein sequence is MSEPTTPGKKGNLTGSARKLKDNAADWHNLILKWERLNEEGSTTATKIVNLGLSKKSDTEPDVVMEGSSLAAGDFSDNLKRSNQELEEECVKLREVVDKMANILSKMEKMVHAESGICELEAFQYGEKGRAAPLFHTWSTQQFDSIYQISHIAHDCTE, encoded by the exons atgtccGAGCCCACGACCCCAGGAAAGAAGGGCAACTTGACCGGAAGTGCCAGAAAATTAAAGGACAACGCCGCAGATTGGCATAATCTCATCCTGAAATGGGAGCGATTAAATGAAGAGGGATCCACGACCGCGACTAAAATCGTTAATCTGGGATTAAGCAAAAA ATCAGATACTGAGCCTGATGTTGTGATGGAAGGAAGCAGTTTGGCAGCTGGAGACTTTTCAGACAATCTGAAACGGAGCAACcaagagctggaggaagaaTGTGTGAAGTTACGGGAGGTTGTGGATAAAATG GCAAACATACTGtcaaagatggagaagatggtCCATGCCGAGAGTGGAATCTGTGAACTGGAAGCGTTTCAGTACGGAGAGAAAGGAAGAGCAGCACCACTCTTTCACACATGGTCCACTCAACAGTTTG ACTCAATTTATCAGATTTCCCATATTGCTCACGATTGCACAGAGTGA
- the LOC122361802 gene encoding cyclin-dependent kinase 2-interacting protein isoform X2 — protein sequence MSEPTTPGKKGNLTGSARKLKDNAADWHNLILKWERLNEEGSTTATKIVNLGLSKKSDTEPDVVMEGSSLAAGDFSDNLKRSNQELEEECVKLREVVDKMMEKMVHAESGICELEAFQYGEKGRAAPLFHTWSTQQFVEVSSKLYESYKQELALKKTILQELAHTANADLSMVYLSSWLYQPYIEDSGKLLLESLLLETGHRPL from the exons atgtccGAGCCCACGACCCCAGGAAAGAAGGGCAACTTGACCGGAAGTGCCAGAAAATTAAAGGACAACGCCGCAGATTGGCATAATCTCATCCTGAAATGGGAGCGATTAAATGAAGAGGGATCCACGACCGCGACTAAAATCGTTAATCTGGGATTAAGCAAAAA ATCAGATACTGAGCCTGATGTTGTGATGGAAGGAAGCAGTTTGGCAGCTGGAGACTTTTCAGACAATCTGAAACGGAGCAACcaagagctggaggaagaaTGTGTGAAGTTACGGGAGGTTGTGGATAAAATG atggagaagatggtCCATGCCGAGAGTGGAATCTGTGAACTGGAAGCGTTTCAGTACGGAGAGAAAGGAAGAGCAGCACCACTCTTTCACACATGGTCCACTCAACAGTTTG TTGAAGTATCTTCCAAGCTTTACGAGTCATACAAACAGGAGTTGGCGCTGAAGAAGACCATACTACAAGAATTGGCCCACACAGCTAATGCTGATCTTTCAATGGTCTACCTGTCATCATGGCTGTATCAACCCTACATTGAGGACAGTGGAAAACTGCTACTAGAGAGTTTGCTTCTGGAAACGGGTCACAGACCTTTGTGA
- the LOC122361802 gene encoding cyclin-dependent kinase 2-interacting protein isoform X1, translated as MSEPTTPGKKGNLTGSARKLKDNAADWHNLILKWERLNEEGSTTATKIVNLGLSKKSDTEPDVVMEGSSLAAGDFSDNLKRSNQELEEECVKLREVVDKMANILSKMEKMVHAESGICELEAFQYGEKGRAAPLFHTWSTQQFVEVSSKLYESYKQELALKKTILQELAHTANADLSMVYLSSWLYQPYIEDSGKLLLESLLLETGHRPL; from the exons atgtccGAGCCCACGACCCCAGGAAAGAAGGGCAACTTGACCGGAAGTGCCAGAAAATTAAAGGACAACGCCGCAGATTGGCATAATCTCATCCTGAAATGGGAGCGATTAAATGAAGAGGGATCCACGACCGCGACTAAAATCGTTAATCTGGGATTAAGCAAAAA ATCAGATACTGAGCCTGATGTTGTGATGGAAGGAAGCAGTTTGGCAGCTGGAGACTTTTCAGACAATCTGAAACGGAGCAACcaagagctggaggaagaaTGTGTGAAGTTACGGGAGGTTGTGGATAAAATG GCAAACATACTGtcaaagatggagaagatggtCCATGCCGAGAGTGGAATCTGTGAACTGGAAGCGTTTCAGTACGGAGAGAAAGGAAGAGCAGCACCACTCTTTCACACATGGTCCACTCAACAGTTTG TTGAAGTATCTTCCAAGCTTTACGAGTCATACAAACAGGAGTTGGCGCTGAAGAAGACCATACTACAAGAATTGGCCCACACAGCTAATGCTGATCTTTCAATGGTCTACCTGTCATCATGGCTGTATCAACCCTACATTGAGGACAGTGGAAAACTGCTACTAGAGAGTTTGCTTCTGGAAACGGGTCACAGACCTTTGTGA